One Anaerolineae bacterium genomic window, ATGGCCTTACCCTGCCTATGTGCCTCTCCTTATTGTACAGCATCCCTAACTTGTTGGACAATATCATCCCGTTCAACTGCAAAAAAACTGTGGTGTCGGTTAAATAGACGGGTAAATGGGCCGCGATGTCCATTAACGCTATGCTGACTACTGTGCTCATCCGTCCAGAAAATGAGGTTTTTCGGCGTAACACTCGCCGGATGGGGGTACCGAGACTTTTGTTTCAAGCCCCCGAGAATCATCGGGGGCTACAGGGTAGGATTTGTTACCCGACCCATAAACAGGCGTGCCCTACAAAAACCACATCCGAGCAGGTTTTTTGGGAAAAAGATTGTGATGGTAACCCAAGGTATCCTTACTCCAGTTGCTTAGAGCATTCCTCTTCTTCGGCTTCACTCAGTCGGGATGTGGAAGTCCTGCGCCCATTCCTATAGGGCAGAAAGTGAATCATCGGGATGGCCAGCAAGGCCATCATGGTGGCAATGTAAAAGGCGGTAGGTAAGCCAAAATTGTCCCCCAGCAAACCAATGACAAAAGCCGCCAGCGGGCGTACCAGAAACGACATCGACATGAACAGGCCATTGGCCATGGCCCGATTATGAGGCACGCCTTCTTGCACCATGGCCAGCATTACCGGCGTGGATGATAGGGATGTAAAACCCAGAGCCAGCAGAACCGGCACGAGCCACCAGCCGCTCACATTCAGAAACACAAACATCAGCAACGATGAAGAGGCCATTGCCACCACCAAAACCGTTTTGCGTCCTACCCGGTCGCTCAAGGTGCCGCCCAGCAAGGCTCCGCCAATTCCGGCCAACTCCCAGATTGAAAGCGCAGCCCCGGCTATCCATAAACTGGCACCTTGTTGAGTCATAAACGTGGGCAAATAGACCGCCAGCGCAGTCAGCATAAAGGCTTGCGGAAAAACCACTCCCAATAAGGGGGCAAACAATCGCCGCGCTGTCGGAAGCATCGTCCGCACACTCTGTCGCTGGTCAGGTCGGGCCGGAATATGACGCAGACGCCAAAACAAAATGAGCGACGTGAGCCAGCCCAAAACCATAATGCGATAGTATCCCTCCAAGGTCCACACCGACACCGCCCACACCACCAGCAGTGGTCCCACCGTTCGACCCAGTTCGCCGCCGGCCATAAAGATACTCATGCCTTTGCCCAATTGTTTGCCGGAAATGCGGGCGATCATTGGCGGGGCGGGGGCGTGAAAGGCAGCCGCACGTAACCGGCCACGGCCTCGGGGGCAATGGGCGGCAGGCTAAAGGGGATCTGGATGATTTTTTCCAGGTATTGGGCGCCGTCCAATTTGACCTGGTAATCTTTGTAGCGCACGCGGATGCCCTCTTCAATCACCTCGCGGGCCACGCCCAGCATAAAGACGCAGCCGGGCACGTCCAAAAAGAGCTTCACCGCCTCCAGCACTTCCACGGCTTTGTCGGGCAGGCAGCGGTCCAGGTCG contains:
- a CDS encoding MFS transporter; this encodes MIARISGKQLGKGMSIFMAGGELGRTVGPLLVVWAVSVWTLEGYYRIMVLGWLTSLILFWRLRHIPARPDQRQSVRTMLPTARRLFAPLLGVVFPQAFMLTALAVYLPTFMTQQGASLWIAGAALSIWELAGIGGALLGGTLSDRVGRKTVLVVAMASSSLLMFVFLNVSGWWLVPVLLALGFTSLSSTPVMLAMVQEGVPHNRAMANGLFMSMSFLVRPLAAFVIGLLGDNFGLPTAFYIATMMALLAIPMIHFLPYRNGRRTSTSRLSEAEEEECSKQLE